Proteins encoded together in one Coffea arabica cultivar ET-39 chromosome 2c, Coffea Arabica ET-39 HiFi, whole genome shotgun sequence window:
- the LOC113724303 gene encoding scarecrow-like protein 3 codes for MAGIAQEEGSSPLFFFLMSLSPSIGSPYTLLREMKSDERGMWLFGFLTACARCVAAGSLDSASSGLEQISLLASPDGDIVQRIVAYFTEALADRVLKGWRPGLHKALNSTKLTCAAEIILAQKLFFEYCPFLRLSYVITNQAILETMEGEKVVHIIDLHCFEPAQWINLLEELKARQEGPPHLRITGIHEQKEVLDQMAVRLQEAAEKLDIPFQFCPMVSKLENLDIESLRVKSGEAVAISSVLQLHSLLAYDDDTMRRNSPSVPNNSSSVHLPGVLHMNPRTLGDFLERDVMSLYGASPDSQSSPPPKTLSFLNALWGLSPKLMVVTEHESNHNCHGLMERVDEALKFYAALFDCLENTLPRAPVERQKIEKFLFGEEIKSIIACEGLERKARHEKLDKWIPRLEFAGFGKINLSYNGMKQAMRVLQSCNYDGFKIKEESGYFIICWHDYPLFSVSAWGFKRY; via the exons A TGGCAGGAATTGCTCAGGAAGAGGGATCATcacctcttttcttcttcttgatgTCACTTTCACCAAGTATAGGTTCTCCTTACACATTGTTGAGGGAGATGAAATCTGATGAGAGAGGAATGTGGCTATTCGGCTTTCTCACAGCCTGTGCGAGATGTGTTGCAGCCGGCAGCCTTGATAGTGCTAGCAGTGGACTTGAGCAGATTTCACTTCTTGCATCTCCTGATGGTGACATAGTTCAGAGGATTGTTGCTTACTTCACAGAAGCACTTGCTGATCGCGTGCTGAAAGGCTGGAGGCCTGGATTACACAAGGCCCTGAATTCAACCAAACTAACATGTGCTGCTGAAATTATTCTTGCACAGAAATTATTCTTTGAGTATTGTCCCTTTTTGAGGCTTTCTTATGTGATTACCAACCAAGCCATTCTAGAAACTATGGAAGGGGAGAAAGTTGTGCATATCATTGATCTTCATTGTTTTGAGCCAGCGCAGTGGATTAATCTTCTCGAGGAACTAAAAGCAAGGCAAGAAGGGCCCCCTCACCTTAGAATTACAGGAATTCATGAACAGAAAGAGGTATTAGATCAAATGGCTGTTCGGCTGCAGGAAGCTGCTGAAAAACTGGACATACCTTTTCAGTTTTGCCCAATGGTCAGCAAATTAGAGAATCTTGATATTGAAAGTTTACGCGTAAAGTCTGGAGAAGCTGTTGCCATTAGTTCTGTGCTTCAGCTGCATTCTCTTTTGGCATATGATGATGATACAATGCGAAGGAACTCACCATCTGTGCCAAATAACTCGAGCTCAGTTCATTTGCCTGGAGTTTTGCATATGAATCCTCGTACTTTAGGCGATTTTCTTGAGCGAGATGTGATGAGTTTGTACGGTGCCAGTCCTGATTCTCAATCATCACCACCTCCAAAAACATTAAGCTTTCTGAACGCCCTGTGGGGCCTTTCCCCAAAACTTATGGTAGTAACTGAACATGAATCAAACCACAACTGCCATGGTTTGATGGAAAGAGTCGATGAAGCACTGAAATTTTATGCAGCACTTTTTGATTGCTTAGAGAATACCCTTCCCAGGGCACCAGTTGAACGACAAAAGATTGAAAAGTTCCTTTTTGGagaagaaattaagagcatcaTAGCTTGTGAAGGACTTGAAAGAAAGGCAAGGCATGAGAAACTTGACAAATGGATTCCTAGGCTAGAGTTTGCAGGTTTTGGAAAGATTAATTTAAGCTACAACGGAATGAAGCAGGCAATGAGAGTGCTGCAGAGTTGCAACTATGATGGCTTTAAGATCAAGGAAGAAAGTGGCTATTTTATCATTTGCTGGCATGATTACCCTCTTTTTTCAGTTTCGGCATGGGGATTCAAGAGGTATTAA